In Pseudomonas grandcourensis, the DNA window TTGTCCCCAGCCTTGAGCTGCCCCAACTGCCAAAGGTCCGCCTCGATCACCGTAACCGGGCACACGAACCCGCCAAGGCTCGGGCCATCCGGGCCGAGGATCACCGGCATGTCACCGGTAAAATCCACCGCGCCGATCGCATACGGATTGTCGTGGATGTTCGACGGATGCAAACCGGCTTCACCACCGTCGGCACGCACCCACTCAGGCTTCGGCCCGATCAGGCGAACGCCGGTGCGGCTGGAGTTGAAATGCACTTCCCACTGCGTGGCGAAGAAGGTGCCGATGTAGTTTTCCGTGAAGTATTCCGGCGCACCGTGGGGGCCGTAGATCACCCGAATCCGCCGAACTGCCGGCAACTCGGTAACCTGCTCTCCAGCCAGTTGCCGGCCGGCACTGCGGTCATTCAGGGCTGGCAGGTGCAACACATCGCCGGCTCGCAATGCGCGACCGCCGTGACCACCAAACTGGCCGAGGGTGAAGGTGCTTTTGCTGCCCAGATAGTCCGGCACTTGCAGGCCGCCACGCAGGCACAGATAGCTGCGGGCGCCCGCGCCGGCAATGGTGCCGAGGCTGAAGGTGGATCCTGCGGCGACCAACAGCGCAGTGTTCATCGGCACGGCTTCACCGTTGAGCAACAATGGAATCACCGCGCCAGTCACCGCCACCACCGCTTCGCAATTGAAGCGCAGCAACGGCCCGCTCATGGTGACTTCCAGCGCCGCCGCGCCTTCGTCATTGCCCAGCAAACGGTTACCCAGACGCAGCGCCTGACTGTCCATCGGCCCCGATGGTGGCACGCCGACCGCCCAGTAACCGAGACGTCCCGGATAATCCTGAACGCTGGTTTGCGTACCGGCGCTGAGTACCTCGAATGTGTTGGCCTGATAGACCAGTCCTTCCAGGCAACGGGTCCAAGGCTGGCCGCTGGCGAAAGGCGCATCGAGCAGAATTTGCCGCAGGTAATCGCGGTTGGTTTCCACGCCGTAGAGCAGACTGGCCCCCAGCGCCTGATGCAGATCCGCGGTAGCCTCTTCGCGAGTCGGCGCCCAACTGATGACCTTGGCGATCATCGGGTCGAAGTAGGGCGGGATCTCGCAGCCAGCCTCGACCCAGGTGTCGATGCGCAGCTCAATGCCATTGGCCACCGGGAAATCCACGGCGGTGAGCAAGCCCGGGCTCGGTTGAAAGTCGCGGCCCGGATCTTCGGCATACAACCGTGCCTGGATCGCATGGCCTTGCGGTTTCAAACCCTGTACCAGATCGCTCAGGGGCGGCAGATCGCCGGCCGCCAGTTGCACCATCCAGCGCACCAGATCGACGCCCCACACCTGTTCGGTGACACCGTGCTCCACCTGCAAACGGGTGTTCACTTCCAGGAAGTAGAAGCGCTGGGCCTTGCTGTCGAACACAAACTCCACGGTGCCGGCGCTGCGGTAATTCACAGCCTTGGCCAGTTTGACCGCCGCCGCGCACAACTCATCGGCCATGCCGTCGGGCAGGTTCGGCGCCGGGGTTTCTTCGAGGACTTTCTGGTTGCGTCGTTGCACCGAGCAATCACGCACGCCGAGGGCGATCACTTCACCGTGACCGTCGCCGAACACCTGCACTTCCAGGTGCCGGGCGCGCTGGATGTACTTCTCGATGAACACTCCGGCGTCGCTGAAATTGTTCTGGCCCAGGCGCTTGACCGCTTCGAAGGACTCGCTCAAATCGGCCGCGCTACGGCACACGCGCATGCCGATGCCGCCACCGCCGGCGGTGCTCTTGAGCATCACCGGGTAGCCGACTTGTTCACCGGCCAGCAGCGCGGTATCGAGGCTGTCGAGCAGTTCGGTGCCTTCGAGCATCGGCACGCCGTGTTGTTTGGCCAGGGCGCGTGCGGTGTGTTTGAGGCCGAACACCCGCAGTTGTTCGGGCGTCGGGCCGATGAAGGCAATGTTGGCGGCCTCGCAGGCTTCGGCGAATGCGGCGTTTTCCGAGAGAAAGCCGTAGCCGGGATGGATCGCGGTGGCGCCGGTGGACTTGGCGATGGCGAGGATCTTGTCCACCGCAAGATAAGTTCCAGACGCTGCACCTTCACCGAGGCTGTGGGCATCATCGGCTTGCAGGATGTGCAGGCTGGCGGCATCGGCTTCGGAGTACACGGCAACGCCCTGCACTTGCAGCTCCCGCAAGGTCCGCAGGATGCGGCAGGCAATGGCGCCACGGTTGGCAATCAGGACTTTTTCGAACATGGCATAACCCCCGGAGGCGATGGCGCATCAGCCTCGACTGGGATGCGGGCCGTCCCGCAGTTTTTCTTGATGCACCGGGGCCGTCCCCGGTGAAAAATCAGTTCACTTCGCAACACTGCCGATCGCCTGTAGGAGCGAGCCTGCTCGCGAAAGCGTCGGCACATTCAAAATGGATGTACCTGACCCTCCGCCATCGCGAGCAGGCTCGCTCCTACAGTTGGGATGCGGTGTATTTACTTCTTGAGGCACTGGCCGGAACGGGCCTGACACAGGGCAAACAACCAACGCCGCAACCGCGAAAGTTTCAGTTCCATACCAGTAGCTCCGCAGGAGTGGGGTTGTAGGCGTTGCAGGGGTTGTTCAGTTGTGGGCAGTTGGAGATCAGCACGATCACGTCCATCTCGGCCCGCAGGTCGACGTACTTGCCCGGTGCCGAAATGCCGTCTTCGAAAGTCAGCCCGCCGTCTGCGGTGACCGGTACGTTCATGAAGAAGTTGATGTTCGGCCCGATGTCGCCCTTGCCCAGGCGGCCATCGTGAGCACAGGCGCGCAGGTAGTTGTCGCGGCAGCTGTGCATGTAGCGTTTTTCCAGGGCGTAGCGCACGGTGTTGCTCTCTTGTGCGCAGGCGCCGCCCAGGGTGTCGTGACGCCCGCAGGTGTCGGCGACGATGGTCAGCATCGGCTTGCCGAGGTTGGAATACAGCACGCTGCCAGTGCTCAGGTACACGCTGTTCTGCCGACGCAGGGTGCGCTGCACGTCGTAGCGCTCCCTGGGGTTGGCAACGCTGTAGAACAAGGTGTCGACAGCCTGGTTGCCCTCAAGGTCGAGGATGCGCAGGGTCTGGCCGGCCTTGACCTCCATCAGCCAGGGTTCGCCGGCGGGGATGGTGGCGCGGTAGACGGCCGTTTCAGGCGACTGTGGAACGGTGGCGATTGCGAGTGACATGGCAGCGATCCTCAGGCAAACAAACGGTCGGTGTTGATGAAGCCGCGCTCGTTTTCCGGGCGCGAGGTGCGGCAGTGTTCGGCGACGCTGGCGTCGGCGTTCATCCAGCTGAGCTTCAGCGGTTTCGGTGCATATTCCGGCGCTGGGTCCATCGGGTGCTGCAGGGCTGTTAGCACCACCAGGGTGTCCATCGGCGCGTACAACTCGATGTAGTCGCCAGCCTTGGAATTGCCCTCGACGAAATGGAAGCGCCCGGCCTCATCGACGTTCACGCGGCTGAACAGGTTGAGGGTCATCAGCAGGTCGGACAGGCCCAGCCCCCACTTGCCCAGTTCCACCAACAGGTTGTCGGTACCGTTGCGGAAGAAGCCGTTGCGCAGTTCCTGATAGCGCCCCGCGCCGTACTTTTGCGCCACTTCTTCAGCGCAGAGCACGCCGCCCAGGCTGTCGCTCCAGCCGCAGGTGTCGGCGGTGATGGCGGCCAGCACGCGGCCCATGTCCGAGTACAGGCAGTGGCCGGTGGTGAGCTTGGCGGTGTGTTGGCATTTGAGGCTGTCGGGCAGGTTCAGGCGTTCGGTTTTTTCATTGGCGTTGAGCAACGTCAGGCTGACGTTGGCGCCGCCACGCAGATCGGTCAGGCGCAGCAATTGGCCGCGTTTGAGCACGAAGGAACGATGGCCGCCACCGGGGAGCATTTCCTCGGCGAAGGGCGGGAACAGTCGGGTCGAATCAGTCATGGGCAAAACCCTCTCAAGCGGTTCGAAGTGAGCCCGCCAATTGCACTGGCAGGGCGTCGACGGCGGCACGGTGGGTGCGGCGGTCGCTGTTCAAAGGGATGTCGTAGGTGATGCGTGCGCCATAGCGGCCGGGTGCATGCGGGTCGAGGCGGACCTTGTCGAACACCAGCAAGCGTGTGCCGAGGCTGAAGCCTTCGGACAGGTCATGGGTGACCATGAACACCGTCAGTCGGGTCTCGCGCCACAGGTCCAGGAGCAAGGCGTGCATGTCTTTGCGGATGCCCGGGTCGAGGGCGCCGAACGGTTCGTCGAGCAGCAACACCCGCGGCTTCATGATCAGCGCCTGGGCAATGGCCAGCCGTTGTTGCATGCCGCCGGAGAGCTGCGCCGGGTATTTGTCCAGTGAGTGGCCCAGGCCGACTTTGTGCAGCAGCACCGAAGCCTGTTCGCGGGCCTCTTTTTTCGCGCTGCCGAACAGACGTCCAAGCAAACGCGAACGGGGTAGTTCAAGGCCGAGGGCGACGTTGTCCAGCACGCTCAGATGGGGGAACACCGAGTAGCGCTGAAATACCACGCCACGGCTGGCGTCCGGTTCAGCGACCAGCGGTTGGCCGTCGAGCAGGATCTCGCCGCGACTGGCGCGTTCCTGGCCGAGCAGCAGGCGCAGGAAGGTCGATTTGCCGCAACCGGAGGCACCCACGAGGGTGCAGAACTCACCTTCGTTGACGGACAGGTTGAGGCCTTCGAGCACGACCTGATCGGCGTATTGCTGCCAGACGTTTTTCACCGTGATGAAGCTCATTTGGCCGCTCCTTCATACCAGGGGAACGCGTGGCGGGTCAGCTGCTTGAGCCCCCAATCCATCAGCCAGGCGAGCAGGGTGATCCACACCACGTAGGGCAAAATCACGTCCATCGCCAGGTAGCGGCGCACCAGGAAAATCCGGTAGCCGAGACCGTCGGTGGAGGCGATGGCTTCGGCGGCAATCAGGAACAGCCACGCCGAGCCGAGCAACAGTCGCAGCGAGATCAACAGGCGTGGCAGCAGTTGCGGCAATACCACCCGCAGCATCAGGGTCCAGGTAGACGCGCCGAGGGTCTGGGCCTTGATCAGCAGCTCCACGGGAATTTCCCGGGCACGCTGTTCCAGGTCACGGGCCAGCGCCGGAGTAATGCCGATCACGATCAGCATCACTTTCGACAACTCACCCAGGCCGAAGACGATGAACAGGATCGGCAGGATCGCCAGCGGTGGCACCATCGACAGCACGGTCAGCAAGGGTGACAACGGCGCACCGAACAACGGCAGGGTACCGGCGGCGATGCCCAGGCACAGCCCGGCCAGGGCGCTGATGCCCAGGCCAATGGCCAGACGCTGCAGGCTGGACGCCGTGTCCTGCCAGAGCAGGTATTCGCCGGTGCGGCTGTCGGCCACGAAGGCCAGGCGTTTCACCGCGTCGGTCATCTGCACGGCGCTGGGCAGCAGCTTGTCGTTGGGGTTGTCCGCCAGTCGCTCGGCCGAGCCCATGAAGTAGGCGAACAGCACCAAGGCGAACGGCAGGATCACCAGCAACAGGCGACTCGGGCGGTCCGGGTGACGGTTGATCAGGCGCATGGCCAGTTCTCCTGATTACAGCTTGGCGTCGGCGGCCATCTGCACGTAACTCGGGTCGAAGCGCAGCTTGAGGTTGCCCTTGTCGCCGCTGGTCACGCCGTTGGCGAAGGCCATGCCGACCGCGCTGGTGTCCTTGGCGCCTTCGCCTAACAAGCCGTGCTGGAAGGAGAACTCGGCGACCTTGCGCATGGTTTCCGGCAGTTGCTTGCTGGTGCTGAACGCCAGGGCTTCTTTCGGAGAGGCGAACAGCTTGGTGGTGTCCAGTTGCGCCTGGAAACCCGCCAGGTCGGTGCCAGAGGCTTTGGCCATGTGCTCCAGGGCGGCTTTGCTGGCGGCGTTTTTCGCGTTCATCAATTCGACGACCTCGAACCAGGCGCCGGTCAATGCTTTGCCCAGGGCCGGGTTGTCTTTGAGTGTGGCGCTGTTGACCACCATCATGTCCATGATTTCGCCGGGGATCTGGCTGGAGTTGAACACCTCGGTCACCGCAGGCTTGGCCTTGATGTCCGAGAGCATCGGGTTCCAGGTGGTGACGGCGTTGACCTGATCGGTGTTGAAGGCGGCCGAGATATCGGCGTCGGAGGTGTTGACCACTTTCAGGTCTTTCTCGGTGAGGTCCACCGAATCCAGGGCCCGTGCCAACAGGTAGTGGGAGACCGACAATTCCACGAGGTTGACGTCCATGCCCTTGAGGTCGGCGACCTTCTTGCCTTCACCCTTGAGCACGATGCCGTCATTGCCGTTGGAAAAATCGCTGACGATCAGCGCAGTGCTGTCAACGCCGCCAGCGGCCGGAATGGTCAACGCGTCCATGTTGGTCATGGTGCAACCGTCGAACTGGCCGGCGGTGTACTGGTTGATGGATTCGACATAGTCATTGAGCTGTACCACGTCGATCTTGATGCCGTACTTCTTCGCCCATTTGTCGACGATGCCTTGGCTGCCGGCGTATTCCCAGGGCATCCAGCCGGCGTAGATCGTCCAGCACACGCTGAAGTGGTCTTTTTGTGCAGCCTGGGACGAGAAGCTCACGAGGGCGGCGAATGCAGCAGCGAGCAGGGCGGGTAAACGAAGCTGGGACATGGTGGTTCTCCAGTTGATCAAGGACGGACAGGAAGGCAGCGGCACCGCTAACGGTGGCTTGTCTCCCGGGCTTTTGTCCCGCCGTGTAACCTCAACTGGAGGTCGCCAACTCTCGGACCAGTCACTCGCGATTGCGAGCCGGAACCCTAGTCAGCCATTGCAAATTGTGGTGCCGCGAACCTGTAGTGACTCCTGCACGGTTTTACTAAAGCGAGAGGCGTGCCAAGTTGGCCCGAGCGCTCTAGCGTGGGGGACAGGGAGGTCGACGGTGTTGATTGGAATGACGCACTGCCTTGTGATGGTGCGCTGGTGCACCGCATTGGAACCTGTCCGCCGCTGATCAGAAGGTGGGTGCAACGTCGCACTTGGCAGGGGATTTCCAGTCAAAACAGGTGTAAGTCGGTGTGTGCCGACTGCTGTCACAGGTCTTTACGGAGGCCGCCATGTTGCGTCGATTGTTGTTTGGTGCCGTGCTCGGTCTCGGATTGTCTGGCTGCTACTACTACGACGGTCCTGCCGACCCCTACGGGGGATCTTATTACTACCCCGGCTACTACTCGCCCTATTACTCCGGTTACTACGGTCCGCGTTATTACGGTGGCTATCGCTCCTATTACTACGGTGGGCACGGCTATCACGGTGGGGGGTATCACGGAGGTGGATATCACGGCGGTGGATATCGCGGTGGCCACCGTTAATCAGGGCGTGAATGAATGAAAAACCTTTCATCGGCCAGATGTTTCTACTTGTTTCAAGGACGCACCAGATTCCGAATTCGGTGTCTGATATTTCGACAGTCACCGAACATTTGACTGTCGCCTGCCAGCGTCGCTGGTGTGGTTTACCCGCGGTCCAGGAGGCCGCTATGTATCTCCGAATTCTTCTGCTAGCTGTGTTGGGATTGTCCCTGGGTGGATGCGTGCCTTATTACGACGAAGGAGGCAGTTACTACAGTTCCGAGGTCTATACCTCGCCATCGCCAGCCTATTACGCCGGGGGGAGTTCCTACTACTCCAATGGTGGCGGTTACTACACACCGCCGCCCCGGTACTACGCACCGCCAGCGCGGTATTACCAGCCGACACCGCGCTATTACTCGCAGCCGCGGATGTATCAACCGTCCCCACGCTATTACCAGCCATATCGGGGCGATTACCGAATGCATCAGAACCATGGCTGGGACGGCCGTAACCGCGGGGGCTGGAACAATGACAATCGCGATCACGACTGGCGCAACCATCGTGGCGGACGTGGCGATCACAACTGGCGGGGTAACCACCGCTAATCATTCAGTCAAATACAATGCCTGAGGGAGCGAGCAGGCTCGCTCCCTCATTTTTTATGCCCGGACTTTAGTACTCGGACAAATCCGCCAGCGGATGCCGACCTTCCCACGCCTTGTGAAAATGCGCCTCTACCACCGTGTCCGGCACGTTGTTGATGTCCGGCCAGTGCCAGTGCGGCTTCTGGTCCTTGTCGATCAGGCGGGCACGTACGCCTTCGCTGAATTCCGGATGCCGACAGCAGTTGAGGCTCAGGGTGTATTCCATCTGGAACACTTCGGCCAGCGACAGGTGGCGGGCCCGGATGATCTGCTCCCACACAAGATGAGCGGTCAGCGGCGCGCCTTCGCTCAGGGTCCTGGCTGCGCGGCTCAGCAACAGATCGGTGTGATCGCGCAAGGCGCTGATGGCCTTCCAGGCGCAACGCACGTCGCTGACATCCAGCAGTTCGTCGATCTGCTGTCGACGCGGCAGCCACTGGGCTTCGGGCATCTGTGCCACGGCTTCCTGCTGCAAGGCCTTGAGCAGGCTGTTGAGCTGCATGGGGGTCTGTTCCTGCCAGTTCAATTGCAACAGGCCTTCGATCAATTCCGGCTGCTGCTCATCGAGCAGGAAGCGATCGGCCAGGTCCAGGTCGATGGCATCGCGGCCGTTCATGTGCGCACCGGTCAGGCCCAGAAACAACCCCAGCTTGCCGGGCAGGCGCGACAGAAACCAACTGGCGCCAACGTCCGGGTACAGGCCGATGCTGATCTCCGGCATGGCCAAGCGGCTGCTCGGCGTGACGATGCGGATGCTTGCGCCTTGCAACACCCCCATGCCGCCGCCGAGCACATAGCCGTGACCCCAGCAGATCAGCGGTTTCGGGTAGGTATGTAGTTTGAAGTCCAGGCGATATTCCGCCGCAAAAAACTGCGCGGCCAGTGGCGGTACTTCGCCCGGGTGGACGCGACAGGCTTCCACCAGGCTGCGCACTTCGCCGCCGGCGCAAAAGGCCTTGGCGCCGTTGCCGCGCAACAGCACGCAGACGATCTGCGGGTCCTTGGCCCAGGCCTCCAGG includes these proteins:
- a CDS encoding enoyl-CoA hydratase/isomerase family protein, yielding MNLHFEELTGTDGARIGIASLDAEKSLNALSLPMINALRDRLEAWAKDPQIVCVLLRGNGAKAFCAGGEVRSLVEACRVHPGEVPPLAAQFFAAEYRLDFKLHTYPKPLICWGHGYVLGGGMGVLQGASIRIVTPSSRLAMPEISIGLYPDVGASWFLSRLPGKLGLFLGLTGAHMNGRDAIDLDLADRFLLDEQQPELIEGLLQLNWQEQTPMQLNSLLKALQQEAVAQMPEAQWLPRRQQIDELLDVSDVRCAWKAISALRDHTDLLLSRAARTLSEGAPLTAHLVWEQIIRARHLSLAEVFQMEYTLSLNCCRHPEFSEGVRARLIDKDQKPHWHWPDINNVPDTVVEAHFHKAWEGRHPLADLSEY
- a CDS encoding ABC transporter permease subunit → MRLINRHPDRPSRLLLVILPFALVLFAYFMGSAERLADNPNDKLLPSAVQMTDAVKRLAFVADSRTGEYLLWQDTASSLQRLAIGLGISALAGLCLGIAAGTLPLFGAPLSPLLTVLSMVPPLAILPILFIVFGLGELSKVMLIVIGITPALARDLEQRAREIPVELLIKAQTLGASTWTLMLRVVLPQLLPRLLISLRLLLGSAWLFLIAAEAIASTDGLGYRIFLVRRYLAMDVILPYVVWITLLAWLMDWGLKQLTRHAFPWYEGAAK
- a CDS encoding ABC transporter ATP-binding protein, with protein sequence MSFITVKNVWQQYADQVVLEGLNLSVNEGEFCTLVGASGCGKSTFLRLLLGQERASRGEILLDGQPLVAEPDASRGVVFQRYSVFPHLSVLDNVALGLELPRSRLLGRLFGSAKKEAREQASVLLHKVGLGHSLDKYPAQLSGGMQQRLAIAQALIMKPRVLLLDEPFGALDPGIRKDMHALLLDLWRETRLTVFMVTHDLSEGFSLGTRLLVFDKVRLDPHAPGRYGARITYDIPLNSDRRTHRAAVDALPVQLAGSLRTA
- a CDS encoding urea amidolyase associated protein UAAP1 — protein: MTDSTRLFPPFAEEMLPGGGHRSFVLKRGQLLRLTDLRGGANVSLTLLNANEKTERLNLPDSLKCQHTAKLTTGHCLYSDMGRVLAAITADTCGWSDSLGGVLCAEEVAQKYGAGRYQELRNGFFRNGTDNLLVELGKWGLGLSDLLMTLNLFSRVNVDEAGRFHFVEGNSKAGDYIELYAPMDTLVVLTALQHPMDPAPEYAPKPLKLSWMNADASVAEHCRTSRPENERGFINTDRLFA
- the uca gene encoding urea carboxylase → MFEKVLIANRGAIACRILRTLRELQVQGVAVYSEADAASLHILQADDAHSLGEGAASGTYLAVDKILAIAKSTGATAIHPGYGFLSENAAFAEACEAANIAFIGPTPEQLRVFGLKHTARALAKQHGVPMLEGTELLDSLDTALLAGEQVGYPVMLKSTAGGGGIGMRVCRSAADLSESFEAVKRLGQNNFSDAGVFIEKYIQRARHLEVQVFGDGHGEVIALGVRDCSVQRRNQKVLEETPAPNLPDGMADELCAAAVKLAKAVNYRSAGTVEFVFDSKAQRFYFLEVNTRLQVEHGVTEQVWGVDLVRWMVQLAAGDLPPLSDLVQGLKPQGHAIQARLYAEDPGRDFQPSPGLLTAVDFPVANGIELRIDTWVEAGCEIPPYFDPMIAKVISWAPTREEATADLHQALGASLLYGVETNRDYLRQILLDAPFASGQPWTRCLEGLVYQANTFEVLSAGTQTSVQDYPGRLGYWAVGVPPSGPMDSQALRLGNRLLGNDEGAAALEVTMSGPLLRFNCEAVVAVTGAVIPLLLNGEAVPMNTALLVAAGSTFSLGTIAGAGARSYLCLRGGLQVPDYLGSKSTFTLGQFGGHGGRALRAGDVLHLPALNDRSAGRQLAGEQVTELPAVRRIRVIYGPHGAPEYFTENYIGTFFATQWEVHFNSSRTGVRLIGPKPEWVRADGGEAGLHPSNIHDNPYAIGAVDFTGDMPVILGPDGPSLGGFVCPVTVIEADLWQLGQLKAGDKVQFSPVDLKTARTLALKWDPSCRSEPARDDGITSDISVTETPQSRASSLLQGIVSPVVLDIGQDDTRLVARLSGDTHLLLEIGAPELDLVLRFRAHALMQALESKDLHGVIDLTPGIRSLQIHYRPEQLPLSDLLGIVAGEWDAVCAAKDLQVPSRIVHLPLSWDDPACQLAIEKYMTTVRKDAPWCPSNLEFIRRINDLPNLDEVQRTVFDASYLVMGLGDVYLGAPVATPLDPRHRLVTTKYNPARTWTAENSVGIGGAYMCVYGMEGPGGYQFVGRTLQMWNRYREVAAFDGKPWLLRFFDQIRFYPVSADELLRIRRDFPLGRFDLNIEHSQLNLADYQVFLAREAATIDAFRDQQKNAFNAERERWIASGQAHFDSEELAPEATEDAPLENGQQSVDSHIAGNLWQVQVEAGSRVAAGDVLVILESMKMEIPVLAPMAGVVREIRVQPGSAVRAGQRVVVLELD
- a CDS encoding urea amidolyase associated protein UAAP2, with amino-acid sequence MSLAIATVPQSPETAVYRATIPAGEPWLMEVKAGQTLRILDLEGNQAVDTLFYSVANPRERYDVQRTLRRQNSVYLSTGSVLYSNLGKPMLTIVADTCGRHDTLGGACAQESNTVRYALEKRYMHSCRDNYLRACAHDGRLGKGDIGPNINFFMNVPVTADGGLTFEDGISAPGKYVDLRAEMDVIVLISNCPQLNNPCNAYNPTPAELLVWN
- a CDS encoding putative urea ABC transporter substrate-binding protein, whose protein sequence is MSQLRLPALLAAAFAALVSFSSQAAQKDHFSVCWTIYAGWMPWEYAGSQGIVDKWAKKYGIKIDVVQLNDYVESINQYTAGQFDGCTMTNMDALTIPAAGGVDSTALIVSDFSNGNDGIVLKGEGKKVADLKGMDVNLVELSVSHYLLARALDSVDLTEKDLKVVNTSDADISAAFNTDQVNAVTTWNPMLSDIKAKPAVTEVFNSSQIPGEIMDMMVVNSATLKDNPALGKALTGAWFEVVELMNAKNAASKAALEHMAKASGTDLAGFQAQLDTTKLFASPKEALAFSTSKQLPETMRKVAEFSFQHGLLGEGAKDTSAVGMAFANGVTSGDKGNLKLRFDPSYVQMAADAKL